In Pygocentrus nattereri isolate fPygNat1 chromosome 30, fPygNat1.pri, whole genome shotgun sequence, the following proteins share a genomic window:
- the LOC108438169 gene encoding leucine-rich repeat-containing protein 3-like, with protein MQLSYQVGICGLECLVVDHPRSSADVCKMGVKLLSGVTGAALLFFSVSTVLTCPKNCHCTERNGHKTVQCTSRDLEKIPANIPEDTVSLQLASNRITRIPSQAFKGLRRLQELDISNNAIEVVEEGAFHGISEGLRALDLSNNLLRGVPRETFARLHAKISLAGNPWHCECALQEVLRELQLDPDTVNQVNCQTAVREEYAGKPVIQVLDSGVNFCSFQRKTTDVAMFITMFGWFTMVIAYVVYYVRQNREDARRHLEYLKALPNSPRDSKDSGTISTVL; from the coding sequence ATGCAGTTGAGTTATCAGGTAGGTATTTGTGGCCTGGAATGCTTAGTAGTGGACCACCCGAGAAGTTCCGCAGATGTTTGCAAAATGGGCGTGAAGCTGCTGAGCGGTGTAACTGGGGCTgcgcttttgtttttttcagttagCACTGTGTTGACTTGTCCAAAGAACTGCCACTGTACAGAGAGGAATGGACATAAGACAGTCCAGTGCACATCACGTGACCTTGAGAAAATTCCGGCTAACATTCCAGAGGACACGGTTTCTCTTCAGCTAGCTTCTAACCGCATTACCCGTATCCCTAGCCAAGCCTTCAAGGGTTTGCGtcgacttcaggagctggataTCTCCAACAATGCCATTGAGGTGGTGGAGGAAGGTGCTTTCCATGGTATCTCTGAGGGCCTTCGTGCCCTGGACTTGTCAAACAACCTGCTGCGAGGGGTCCCCAGGGAGACCTTTGCACGGCTGCATGCTAAGATCAGCCTGGCTGGAAATCCCTGGCACTGTGAATGTGCCCTCCAGGAGGTGCTGAGGGAGCTCCAGCTGGATCCCGACACAGTGAACCAGGTGAACTGCCAGACAGCTGTGCGTGAAGAGTACGCAGGCAAGCCTGTCATCCAGGTGCTCGACTCTGGAGTCAACTTCTGCAGCTTTCAGCGCAAAACCACGGATGTGGCCATGTTCATCACCATGTTTGGCTGGTTCACCATGGTGATAGCCTACGTGGTGTATTATGTGAGGCAGAACCGGGAGGATGCCCGCAGACATCTAGAGTACCTCAAGGCCCTACCCAACAGCCCCAGGGACAGCAAGGATTCGGGCACAATCAGCACAGTGCTATAG